The following proteins are encoded in a genomic region of Hoeflea phototrophica DFL-43:
- the pcaH gene encoding protocatechuate 3,4-dioxygenase subunit beta, translated as MSKPAEYYQRDRSRHPVAYTPGYKTSVARSPRLALISLEQSSSEITGPAFGHNDLGPLDHDLIKNYAKDGDPIGERIIVHGRVLDENARPVPNTLVEIWQANAGGRYRHKKDTYLAPIDPNFGGCGRTLTDENGYYFFRTVKPGAYPWRNLVNNWRPAHIHVSVFGHSFSQRLITQLYFEGDPLIPICPIVQTLPDADAVDQLTAKLDLNATIPLDSIAYKFDIVLRGRRSTLFENRLEGN; from the coding sequence ATGAGCAAGCCCGCAGAATACTATCAGCGTGACCGCAGCCGGCATCCCGTGGCTTACACGCCGGGCTACAAGACCTCTGTCGCCCGCTCCCCGCGCCTGGCCCTCATCAGCCTCGAACAATCCTCAAGCGAGATCACCGGACCGGCCTTTGGCCACAATGATCTGGGTCCGCTCGACCATGATCTGATCAAGAACTACGCCAAGGATGGGGATCCGATCGGCGAGCGCATCATTGTCCATGGCCGCGTGCTTGATGAAAACGCGCGCCCGGTGCCCAACACCCTGGTGGAGATCTGGCAGGCCAATGCCGGCGGACGCTACCGCCACAAGAAGGACACCTATCTCGCGCCGATCGATCCGAATTTCGGCGGCTGCGGACGCACTCTGACAGATGAAAACGGTTACTACTTCTTCCGCACCGTCAAACCGGGCGCCTATCCTTGGCGCAACCTGGTCAACAATTGGCGGCCCGCCCACATCCATGTCAGCGTGTTCGGCCACTCTTTCAGTCAGCGGCTGATCACCCAGCTCTATTTCGAAGGCGACCCGCTGATCCCGATCTGCCCGATTGTCCAGACGCTTCCCGACGCCGATGCGGTCGATCAACTGACTGCCAAGCTTGATCTTAACGCCACCATCCCGCTCGACAGCATCGCCTACAAGTTCGACATCGTGCTGCGCGGACGGCGTTCGACCCTGTTCGAAAACCGCCTGGAGGGAAACTGA
- the pcaG gene encoding protocatechuate 3,4-dioxygenase subunit alpha, with translation MQKLDYLKETPSQTAGPYVHIGLAPGAAGFDIYDHELGWDIAGPNARGERIRIEGLVIDGTGSPIKDVLLEAWQANSEGNFAHPEGGGPVEDGFCGWGRVITDFGTGEWAFETIKPGPVPGRNGKIQAPHISLWIVARGINVGLNTRAYFDDETEANAADPVLNTIEWENRRPTLIAKRSERDGKPVYRFDIRIQGDGETVFFDI, from the coding sequence ATGCAAAAGCTCGATTACCTCAAGGAAACACCGTCCCAGACCGCGGGTCCCTATGTCCATATCGGCCTGGCCCCGGGCGCTGCAGGCTTCGATATATACGACCACGAACTGGGCTGGGACATCGCCGGCCCGAACGCCAGGGGAGAGCGGATCCGGATTGAAGGACTGGTCATCGATGGCACCGGCAGCCCGATCAAGGATGTGCTGCTGGAGGCCTGGCAGGCCAATTCCGAAGGCAATTTTGCCCATCCGGAAGGCGGCGGCCCGGTCGAAGACGGATTTTGCGGCTGGGGCCGTGTGATCACCGATTTCGGCACCGGCGAATGGGCTTTCGAGACCATAAAGCCCGGGCCTGTCCCGGGCCGGAACGGCAAGATCCAGGCGCCGCATATCAGTCTCTGGATCGTCGCACGCGGCATCAATGTCGGGCTCAACACCCGGGCCTATTTCGATGATGAAACAGAGGCCAATGCCGCCGATCCGGTGCTCAACACCATCGAATGGGAAAACCGCCGGCCAACGCTGATCGCCAAACGCTCCGAGCGCGACGGCAAGCCGGTCTACCGCTTCGACATCCGCATTCAGGGAGACGGCGAAACCGTGTTCTTCGACATCTGA